The Bacillus sp. NEB1478 genome contains the following window.
CTTGAACTTTACACACCCGGTTTTGGGATAGCGGGTTCAGTCGGATTACTTTCTTTATTTTTATTCTTCTATGGTCATACATTGGCAGGTTTGGCAGGCTGGGAATCCGTATTATTGTTCGTGATTGGCTTAGTATTAATATTTTTAGAAATATTTTTACCCGGAGGAATAATAGGGATAATTGGGGTGGTTTCCGTGCTGACAGGTTTAATACTTGCTGGTGGATCTTTGTCAGGTATTTTAATGGCTATTTCTATAGCTATCATCGTAACCATTATCGGGTCTTATTTCTTTATTCGCTCATTTGGCTATAATGGCCCTTTAAAACGGCTTGTTCTTTTTGATTCTACAAGCTCTGAAAAAGGGTACCTATCTCATCAGGAGAGGATGGACTTAATTGGCAAAACCGGAAGAACAATAACTCCTCTCCGTCCATCTGGAACGATAAAAATCGATGATGAATTGATTGACGCTGTAACGGAGGGATCTTATATAAAGAATGATGTTGACATCAAAATTATTAAAGTAAGTGGCGGCCGGGTGGTCGTCAGGCTTTTTGAGGAAAATTAAATCGAGGAGTGTGTTGAAATGCTGGGATTAGGTTCAATTGCAAGTATCGTTGTTATAGGTCTGGTCGTAATTGTATTCGCTATTTTATTAACGTTTGTTCCAGTTATGTTATGGATCTCTGCACTAGCTGCAGGTGTTCGAGTCGGGATCTTTACCCTTGTGGGGATGAGATTAAGAAGAGTTATTCCAAACCGTGTCATCAATCCATTAATAAAAGCTGTAAAAGCTGGGTTGGATTTAAGTACAAATCAGCTGGAAAGCCATTATTTAGCAGGAGGGAATGTAGACCGGGTTGTTAACGCGCTAATTGCCGCACACAGGGCTAACATTGACCTTAGCTTTGAACGTGCAGCAGCCATTGATCTTGCTGGCCGAGACGTATTAGAGGCTGTGCAAATGAGTGTTAATCCTAAAGTAATTGAGACTCCTTTCATTGCTGGGGTAGCTTTAAACGGTATTGAAGTGAAAGCGAAGGCTAGAATTACGGTTAGAGCGAACATTGACCGTCTTGTAGGGGGCGCAGGTGAAGAAACAGTTATCGCACGTGTCGGTGAAGGGATCGTAAGTACGATAGGTTCTTCTGAAAGCCATAAAAAAGTTCTTGAAAACCCAGATTTAATTTCGCAAACGGTTCTTTCTAAGGGATTAGATTCTGGAACCGCTTTTGAAATACTATCAATTGATATTGCGGATATAGATATCGGTAAAAATATTGGTGCAGAATTGCAGACAGATCAGGCGATGGCTGATAAAAATATTGCCCAGGCGAAAGCGGAAGAAAGACGTGCGATGGCAGTTGCGAATGAACAAGAAATGAAAGCCAAAGTTCAAGAGATGCATGCCAAAGTTGTTGAAGCAGAAGCGGAAGTACCAATGGCATTAGCTGAAGCTCTCCGTTCGGGTAATATGGGTTTTATGGATTATATGAACATGAAAAACATAATGGCTGACACTACGATGCGAGAGTCCATAAGTAAGTCATCTAATCCTGATCAAGATAACAATAATGGCAAAGGGAAGAAGTTGTAAAGATGAAAATCTTAGAAGCGGTTATTGATCTATTACTCAGTAATATCGCTTTTGTAATCATAGTAGCTGGAGGCATCTTTAGTTTTATTAAAAGGATGAATGAATCAAAAGCAACCCACAGAACACAGACTACTCAAAAAATGATGGAAAAACCAAAACAAACGGTATCCCCCTTTGGATCACAGGCTGGATTGGATCGTCACTCACCTGAACCCATAACCAACCAAAAGGAAACGAACGAAAAAAAGAACAATATATACAGCCGGTATAATGAAAAACAAGAAAACATCAGCAGGAACCGCTATCATGATAAAGAGAGAGATATTTTAAGTTCCTTATCTGTAGATCAATCAGAATTGAAAAAAGCTGTGATCTGGTCAGAAATCCTC
Protein-coding sequences here:
- the floA gene encoding flotillin-like protein FloA (flotillin-like protein involved in membrane lipid rafts), whose translation is MLGLGSIASIVVIGLVVIVFAILLTFVPVMLWISALAAGVRVGIFTLVGMRLRRVIPNRVINPLIKAVKAGLDLSTNQLESHYLAGGNVDRVVNALIAAHRANIDLSFERAAAIDLAGRDVLEAVQMSVNPKVIETPFIAGVALNGIEVKAKARITVRANIDRLVGGAGEETVIARVGEGIVSTIGSSESHKKVLENPDLISQTVLSKGLDSGTAFEILSIDIADIDIGKNIGAELQTDQAMADKNIAQAKAEERRAMAVANEQEMKAKVQEMHAKVVEAEAEVPMALAEALRSGNMGFMDYMNMKNIMADTTMRESISKSSNPDQDNNNGKGKKL